The genomic stretch TTCGCATTTGTTTATTCTTTGTGTTGAAATTTTCTGCAAACTAAAGTGcaaaatgaacaataaattCAATAGCAAATATGGTTACATCAACATTGTCAACAAAGGAGCGTCCTTGGATTCCTCTGAGACATGCGACTTATCAGATTTACATGACTTAATGTTTAACTCTGATGCGGTAGACATTAGACATTTAGACAGCAGCAGACGGTTCAAGGCTCACCTTCCCGACAGCCTTTGCGGAGAGGGCGACGTCTCTTTCAACTTGCTCACGTAGGCCTACTGATTGGACAAGACCAAAACAGGGGCGGTACTAAGTTTACACAAGCTTGTACATCCGGTTTGTGAAGTTTATTAGAATGACGTAGATTCAGACCGGAAGTAAAATATTTTGCCTTCgacataaaagacaaaaataataagaagactaaaaacaaacaatccaGGGTAAAAGTGGACTTCTGCTGAGGAATCTTTAGGCTATTTCAATGTAAACTAGTGAAAGCGAGAGCACTCCTCAGTGCTTGCAATGTTTAGTGTGAAAGTCCAATCAGGCACTGCACTGAGGCCAAAGAACTACAGGGTCCCTAAAACCTCCAGGCTTGATGAGTGGCAATTTGACTGAATATTAGTTTGAGGAAATGCATCACTTAAACACAATGTCAGATAACATGAGGGGGGCTCCTGTGCTGAAATGGATCAGTGTGTAAAAATGTAGTctttcaaactgaaaatgtcttCATCGCAGAGAGCAAATTGAACCATAGAGGACtataatgaaaatatatattgaAAACCTAAATAATTTAATGTAACTATACAATAACAGATgactaaaataataataataataaaaaagaaatgtttacatttcCTATAAATCCTGCGTAAATACTTCAGCATTTTCCTCTAACTTCAACTCGTGACATTATTAGTGTGCCtcattttttgttgattttgaatgtccttctgtgttttgtcttgtaATATTTTCCCTACCTTATCACAATTTCCTATTTAAAAAATTTTTTCATTACGACTGGCACAGACTGCCTACAGGAGCTGTGAACCGCCGTGGAACCCTGTAGATGATCTTTTAATCTGAAAATTCATACCGGAAGTACAAGCCATGCGCTAACAATACGATACCGTATTGACAGCGCTGAGACGGCCATGCTGAATCAATGGCAGCTATGTTCAGTAGTCAGTGCTGTTAATTTGCTGTAATAGAACTGTTTTACCGGAAGGTAACAGAGATGTTTTGGGGCACAGCAGGTCCGCGGGGATGTGTCGGACTTCTCCGCTGCTGGTCCCTCACTGTCCGCCCCAGGCCACTAACAGCCCTTCAGTGTCCTCTCCATACTTCGCGGTCCTTCTCCACCTCAGCCCCCTCCAGGTGTCCGACAGATGAGGAGGTAAAGCAGCCTCTGAAGCAGTGGGCTCTGGAGGTGAGCCCCTTCAGCACGGTACGGGCACAGCTGGGCTGCAGCATCTCCGTCCGCCCGCTGGACGTGCACGCCTTCCCGGAAAGTGACCGAGCCTTCATCACAGTCCACGGAACAGACACCGAGCGGGAGGTCGGTCTGGATCATTTACGGGTCCACTACGACGACCAGGACAAAGAGCTGCTCATCTCAGCAGGGAAGGTTCACAGCAGCGTGACCATTGATCTGGCTGCACCTATAAAGAGTAGTGAGTGTGTGAAACGATGAAGCAGTTATAGATAAAAAGTACTAATGTTTACACAACATCCAGGGACAATGTTGGATGTCAACAATATGGTCTATCTGATCATGTCCTAATGGAGCTTTAAAATGCCATCAGATTTTTGGCATGATGCTGTCTTGTGTCCTTGGATGTAGCCctaacattttctgtttttgtcagatcTCTTCATCACCACTCACGGAAAAGGCAGTGTGCAAGTGAGGAAAATGGAGTGTGATATCTGCAaggtgcagacagagaggggcaaCTGTTTGCTGCACTCTGTCAAGGTAGATGACAATCTAAACATGCTTTTTGCAGATAAAAACAAGTGGAGATGCTctggtgtgtttgcatattGCTGCATGTCACTGGTGGAGTTCACCAATGACATGCAGCACCAATGAGTAATGAAACAACCCGCTAGACTGTTGTTGTAGAGTAGTACATGTGACTCATCaaacctttgttttttgtatcTCAGGGTCACCAGGTTGAGGTCAAGTCCCATGGAGGGCGTGTTACAGGTGCGGGAACTATCCATGGGAATGTGGACATCAACACATGTGGAGACAGTGTAAGGACAGTTTTACACTTACACTCAGCAGCCATtagagggcagcagcagcttgaaTACAGGCTTTATCTAAACGCGTTTACGGCATCGATGTTTATGTTGACAGCTTTGATTGGGAGACAAGTGAAACCATACATCACCTGACTACAGTCCTGTGCAGTGATtagttgtgtgtttgcaggcagtGGATGTCAAGAAGCTCCAGGGCACCAGAATGAATGTTTCAACAGAACATGGCTCCCTGAAGGTCAAAGCCATCTATGCTGAGTCCAGCTGCGTCTCCTCTTGTTCTGGCAAAGTAGAGCTGGGGCACGTGCACGGTGAGCAATCAGCAGCATCTATTCCTCATCTGTACTAAAGcatctgtgtgcatatgtagAGTGGAGAAAAAGTTCAGTGTTATATTCAAGTCATTTCAGCTTAAcgtgtggacagaaagagggtGAAATTAAACCACCAACCATATGATTGACTGGTAACTTGCATTTATAGATATTTTATTGATCTACAACCTGCAGCCACTAGGTCCTAAAGTCTAAAAATGTCTACTTCCCACAAGCCATTGCAGGGCTCAACACTAACTTTTAAAAGTTGTTGCCAGGCTCGGAAACAAGTGTTATCAGTTAACTTGTCCGCCTTCAATTCCTGCTATACAGAATACCAGAAGTGCAGCTGTTGTCGTGTTCATCACAGATCCCTCAGAACTGAATCCAGCTAACTCGAATGGGTGTGTCAGCACTTCTAGCCTCTGCCTTATTATGTCTTCATGGCTCGTGTTGCTTCAAGCTCGTTTCACCCCTTCGGCTCTGTTGAATGTGCTGCTTTGAGCTACTGAACTTGATGTGTGACGTATCGAGGTGTATGTTGTACAAGCTGTGCAGTATGATTTTCCATCCAGCTCAAAGATGGAGGGATACTTTGCCTCCCAAGACTTCAcaaatttcctttttgtttttcattcaggtTCATCTGGTTGTCATCAGTTGAATCCATCCACACATTAGCTTGTGATGTTGACTCATTGGTCAAACTTTTCACCCCAAAGTCAAACAACTTGCTTTGATTCGCTATTGTCTATAAAACAGAtgcctgtgtgcacacatgcaaacaaatgttGTAAATGTGTTCAGTTTGCGGAGCTCGTTTTACTGTCTGCTGGCcctatttttcacattaaaaagttTATTATTGTACCAAAGACCAAGAATTGTTtgccagttttttttaaatagttaCCAGTAGCAACCTGGCAACCATTACTGCTGAGCCCTGCATTCTGGCACACAGCTGCATTATGTTATAAACCTGGTTGGTAAAGCAGGTATGTCAGGCTTTGGTATGTCAGGAATCCTGGACTCTGATCCAAACAGAGTCTTTTTAAGTGTAATGCGGTTGCAGTTTATCACAAATTctgtacattttgtttgttttggggaagCTATGAGGAGGATTAGTTGGTAAAAGACTGAATTCTTGGAAGTAGAGATTggagcacaaagacaaacagcactGTGTGAAGAAACGCGTCACTCACTTAGAATTTTAATTTCTTCCTGATACAGACGAGCCTCTCATCACAGACTACATGGAAATGATTATCTTGTTAACTTTGGTGATGCAGGTTTATGATGCGTACAATCTGGGACGGAGGCTTTTCCACATAGCAGTAACTGAAATTAATCTGACAGCTAGTAAAATTGATGAGACCTGACCCTGtgctttcattgattgaaaGGTAACGCCACTGTGGAGAATGTGTCTGGAGATACAGTTATTGGTAAGCAAGCTGACTCTCCGATTGCACAATGAACCACGTATGGCTTCTATCAGCGGCCGGTAAAAGCAACCTGAGGCTTTCTTTGCTTTTGCAGATGGTTCAAATAGCTTCCTGAAGATTTCCTCTCACAGTGGGAGCATTGACGTCTATGTGGGAGACGGCGGCAGCGCTGAGCTCCACAGTCAGGAGGGTAAGCGCACAGTATGAAGAACATTCCCCTCATGAACCGCGGGTTTCCTTCCCGCTCTGTTGAGTCAtattcctctttgtttttccctcaTTCTTCTGTGGACGtaggagcagtgtgtgtgcgcatcccCTCCTCGTTGAAAGCAGGGGTGGAGCTTCGTGGAGCGTCGGTGGATGTCAGCCCAGAGGTTGTTCTGCATGGAGTAGAAAACAACACGACTGAAGGCCAAACCGCAGTTGCTGGTaagctgttatttttcattacaTCACACCTTATGGCACAGTCAATTAACTGAACCCTCCAACAAGTAAATCCACACAGAACGTTCTGTTTCCTTTGCATacatctgtgtttctctcaggCTATGTCAATGGAGAGCCTCCAGTGGACCAGTGGGTTAAAGCTCAGGCAGACAGAGGCCCTGTCAGACTGAAGACACAGAGCTGGTTTGAGTCCCTGAAGCTGGGGAGCTGATCTATGAGTGACAGAATATAACTTCAtaatgctgcactgctgctcgGTGGCTTCACACTTCCAGACAGAGCCATATATTTACTGATGATCCTCAGGACTGGATGTACCTTTGCCTCACTGAAGTCTTTAAAAGTCTGTGCTCAGGATATACTGTACTTTCAATAAGGACGTCATGTGGCATATATAGTATTTAAAAATACTCTGTATGTGTTTGGAAAGCGTGCTGCGTAAGTGCACACCAGTGTTGGTTTGTGCTGAACTGTCAGTGGCTTTGAATGTTAATTAGAAAGTGTGTGCTTGcttgtatttttgtatgtttattgTAAATTATCGCATGTTTAACAATTAAttgtgtca from Chaetodon auriga isolate fChaAug3 chromosome 6, fChaAug3.hap1, whole genome shotgun sequence encodes the following:
- the fam185a gene encoding protein FAM185A gives rise to the protein MFWGTAGPRGCVGLLRCWSLTVRPRPLTALQCPLHTSRSFSTSAPSRCPTDEEVKQPLKQWALEVSPFSTVRAQLGCSISVRPLDVHAFPESDRAFITVHGTDTEREVGLDHLRVHYDDQDKELLISAGKVHSSVTIDLAAPIKSNLFITTHGKGSVQVRKMECDICKVQTERGNCLLHSVKGHQVEVKSHGGRVTGAGTIHGNVDINTCGDSAVDVKKLQGTRMNVSTEHGSLKVKAIYAESSCVSSCSGKVELGHVHGNATVENVSGDTVIDGSNSFLKISSHSGSIDVYVGDGGSAELHSQEGAVCVRIPSSLKAGVELRGASVDVSPEVVLHGVENNTTEGQTAVAGYVNGEPPVDQWVKAQADRGPVRLKTQSWFESLKLGS